One Gammaproteobacteria bacterium genomic region harbors:
- a CDS encoding DUF1552 domain-containing protein: MFVTKKALSRRTVLKSASAAIALPLLDAMIPAATALAQTAAKPRPRLGFVYVPHGSVMARWTPATTGTEFELPQILAPLEPFKSALTIVSNLRNRAAESPTPHAITAGTWLNCATPAVSHSPVAGTSVDQVAAQQFGAETTFPSLELSTEGGGPCDPAYGCSYGHTISFRTPTQPLPMEYNPRKVFYQLFGRGDTPEERKMIVVETKSLLDSITDEAASLQRKLAVPDRAMVADYLDSVREVERRVQSAAQRDMSGLDVPPAPVGVPNDFDAHVKLMFDLIALAYQADLTRVVTFMMGKEVSMRTFNNVGVPDAFHPLSHHGNNPSNIDRLATVYTYHTEVFAGFVERLASTPDGDGSLLDHSILLYGSNMSDGNRHNHDPLPAAVLGRAYGRIKGGQHLSYPADTPLANLLVTLLDRAGVPVESIGDSTGQFAEV, translated from the coding sequence ATGTTCGTGACGAAGAAGGCACTGTCCCGGCGCACCGTCCTGAAGAGCGCGAGCGCGGCGATCGCGCTGCCGCTGCTCGACGCGATGATTCCGGCCGCGACGGCGCTCGCGCAGACGGCCGCGAAGCCGCGGCCGCGGCTCGGCTTCGTCTACGTCCCCCACGGCTCCGTGATGGCCCGCTGGACGCCGGCGACGACCGGCACCGAGTTCGAGCTGCCGCAGATCCTCGCACCGCTCGAGCCGTTCAAGAGTGCGCTGACGATCGTCTCGAACTTGCGCAACCGCGCGGCCGAGAGCCCCACGCCGCATGCGATCACGGCCGGCACGTGGCTGAACTGCGCGACGCCGGCCGTGAGCCACAGCCCTGTCGCCGGCACCAGCGTGGATCAGGTGGCGGCGCAGCAGTTCGGCGCCGAGACCACGTTCCCGTCGCTCGAGCTCTCCACCGAGGGCGGCGGCCCGTGCGATCCCGCTTACGGGTGCAGCTACGGCCACACCATCTCGTTCCGCACGCCGACGCAGCCGCTGCCGATGGAGTACAACCCGCGCAAGGTCTTCTATCAGCTCTTCGGCCGCGGCGACACGCCTGAGGAGCGAAAGATGATCGTCGTCGAGACCAAGAGCTTGCTCGATTCGATCACGGACGAAGCCGCATCGCTGCAACGCAAGCTCGCGGTGCCCGACCGCGCGATGGTCGCCGACTATCTCGACTCCGTGCGCGAGGTCGAGCGGCGGGTGCAAAGCGCCGCGCAACGCGACATGTCCGGCCTCGACGTGCCGCCCGCTCCGGTCGGCGTGCCGAACGACTTCGACGCGCACGTGAAGCTCATGTTCGACTTGATCGCGCTCGCCTACCAGGCGGACTTGACGCGCGTCGTCACGTTCATGATGGGCAAGGAGGTCAGCATGCGGACCTTCAACAACGTCGGCGTGCCGGACGCGTTCCATCCGTTGTCGCATCACGGCAATAATCCCAGCAACATCGACCGGCTGGCCACCGTTTACACGTACCACACGGAGGTTTTCGCCGGATTCGTCGAGCGTCTCGCGAGCACGCCGGACGGCGACGGCTCGCTGCTCGATCACTCGATTCTGCTCTACGGCAGCAACATGAGCGACGGCAACCGGCACAACCACGATCCTCTGCCGGCGGCCGTGCTGGGCCGCGCCTACGGCCGGATCAAGGGCGGGCAGCATCTGAGCTACCCCGCCGACACGCCGCTCGCGAACCTGCTCGTCACGCTGCTCGACCGGGCGGGCGTGCCGGTCGAGTCGATCGGGGACAGCACGGGGCAATTCGCCGAGGTGTAG
- a CDS encoding glycosyltransferase family 4 protein has translation MSADSSGAAIRRLRPYRHEGATRVAIIGSYVPRRCGIATFSADLAAAITATGEAEVDIVAMNDRSDEYAYPDEVKFEIPQNVLDGYGKAADFLNMNLVDAVCVQHEFGLYGGADGTHLLKLLRQLRMPVVTTLHTVLEKPSDRQRDVLREIADASDRLVVMTDTGRRFLEQVYAVPPSRVEVIPHGIPDLPFVDPNFYKDQFGVDGRKVILTFGLLGPSKGIETMIRALPAITAAHPDAVYVVVGATHPHVRQASGESYRRSLQRLAAELDVDRHLIFHERFVNLTELCEWLGAADIYVTPYPSKDQIVSGTLAYAMGAGKAVVSTPYWHAAEMLADRRGELVAFGDPDELARAIARLLDDERERHAVRKRAYMYTRSHTWPTVGARYVELFDRVRRERGTRPRAAFAAKTERDRSQALPAVPLAHLERLTDDVGILQHAKSFVPQREHGYCTDDNARALIVALKLRRHVEDPAALDELIVRYLAFLEHAFDAERGAFRNFLGYDRRWLEEAGSPDCHGRGMWAAGVAAAESEDPRIKGECIALLRAALSHIGTVPDLRAHAMALLGLAAAHKEFAGDRGVKRALRRLGERLLEAFGASREDAEWPWPEEMLTYANAILPHGLIAAGDALGRADMIAAGAAALRWLMGVQTIDGRFVPIGNDGWYRRGGPRARFAQQPIEADTSIAACAAAYRATGDTTWIGEATRAYRWFVGYNDLGVPLCDESTGGCRDGLGHSSVNENQGAESTLAWLHALAEMHELTAARELEWQHGQAQLYGARLRNAS, from the coding sequence ATGAGCGCCGACTCGAGCGGGGCGGCGATCCGCCGCCTCCGGCCGTACCGTCACGAAGGCGCGACGCGCGTCGCGATCATCGGCAGCTACGTGCCGAGGCGTTGCGGCATCGCGACCTTCAGCGCGGATCTGGCCGCCGCGATCACCGCCACCGGCGAAGCCGAGGTCGACATCGTCGCGATGAACGACCGCAGTGACGAATATGCCTATCCGGACGAGGTCAAGTTCGAGATTCCGCAGAACGTGCTCGACGGTTACGGCAAGGCCGCCGATTTCCTCAACATGAATCTCGTCGACGCCGTCTGCGTGCAGCACGAGTTCGGCCTTTACGGCGGCGCGGACGGCACGCATCTGCTGAAGCTCCTGCGACAGCTGCGCATGCCGGTGGTCACGACGCTGCATACCGTGCTCGAGAAGCCGTCGGATCGTCAGCGCGACGTGCTCCGCGAGATCGCGGACGCGAGCGATCGGCTGGTCGTAATGACGGACACGGGCCGTCGGTTTCTCGAGCAGGTGTATGCGGTGCCGCCGTCGCGTGTCGAGGTCATCCCGCACGGCATCCCGGACCTGCCGTTCGTCGATCCGAACTTCTACAAGGATCAGTTCGGCGTCGACGGCCGGAAGGTGATCCTGACGTTCGGGCTGCTCGGCCCGAGCAAGGGCATCGAGACGATGATTCGCGCGCTGCCGGCGATCACCGCCGCGCATCCGGACGCCGTCTACGTCGTCGTGGGTGCAACGCATCCGCATGTTCGCCAGGCGTCGGGCGAGTCGTACCGGCGCTCGCTGCAGCGGCTCGCGGCGGAGCTCGACGTCGACCGTCACCTGATCTTCCACGAACGATTCGTGAATCTGACCGAGCTCTGCGAATGGCTCGGCGCCGCGGACATCTACGTCACGCCGTATCCGAGCAAGGACCAGATCGTGTCGGGCACGTTGGCCTATGCGATGGGAGCCGGCAAGGCGGTCGTCTCGACGCCGTACTGGCATGCCGCCGAGATGCTCGCGGATCGTCGCGGAGAGCTGGTGGCGTTCGGCGATCCGGACGAGCTCGCACGCGCGATCGCCCGGCTGCTCGACGACGAGCGCGAACGTCATGCGGTGCGAAAACGCGCCTACATGTACACGCGCTCGCACACGTGGCCCACGGTCGGCGCCCGTTACGTCGAGCTCTTCGATCGCGTGCGTCGCGAGCGGGGCACGCGGCCGAGGGCCGCGTTTGCCGCCAAAACCGAGCGCGATCGGAGCCAGGCGCTGCCCGCCGTCCCGCTCGCGCATCTCGAGCGCCTCACGGACGACGTCGGCATTCTGCAGCACGCGAAGTCCTTCGTGCCGCAGCGCGAGCACGGCTACTGCACCGACGACAACGCCCGCGCGCTGATCGTCGCGCTCAAGCTGCGGCGGCACGTCGAGGATCCTGCGGCCCTCGACGAACTGATCGTGCGTTATCTCGCGTTCCTCGAGCACGCATTCGACGCCGAGCGCGGCGCGTTCCGCAACTTCCTCGGCTACGACCGCCGATGGCTGGAGGAGGCCGGGTCGCCCGACTGCCACGGTCGCGGGATGTGGGCCGCGGGCGTCGCGGCCGCCGAGTCGGAAGATCCGCGCATCAAAGGCGAATGCATCGCCTTGCTGCGCGCGGCGCTGTCACACATCGGGACCGTGCCGGATCTGCGCGCCCACGCAATGGCGCTGCTCGGCCTCGCCGCCGCGCACAAGGAATTCGCCGGCGATCGCGGCGTGAAGCGCGCGCTGCGGCGCCTCGGCGAGCGGCTCCTCGAGGCGTTCGGCGCGAGCCGTGAAGACGCCGAGTGGCCGTGGCCCGAGGAGATGCTCACGTACGCGAACGCGATCCTGCCGCACGGCCTGATCGCTGCGGGCGATGCGCTCGGGCGTGCGGACATGATCGCTGCGGGCGCCGCGGCGCTGCGGTGGCTGATGGGTGTGCAGACGATCGACGGACGCTTCGTGCCGATCGGCAACGACGGCTGGTACCGCCGAGGGGGGCCGCGTGCGCGGTTCGCCCAGCAGCCGATCGAGGCGGACACGTCGATCGCCGCGTGCGCGGCGGCCTACCGCGCGACCGGCGACACGACGTGGATCGGCGAGGCCACCCGAGCCTATCGCTGGTTCGTCGGCTATAACGACCTCGGCGTGCCGCTTTGCGACGAGAGCACGGGGGGATGCCGCGACGGGCTCGGTCACTCGAGCGTAAACGAAAACCAGGGCGCCGAGTCGACGCTCGCGTGGCTGCACGCGCTCGCGGAGATGCACGAGCTCACGGCCGCGCGTGAGCTCGAGTGGCAGCACGGCCAGGCGCAGCTCTACGGCGCGCGGCTCCGCAATGCATCGTGA
- a CDS encoding DUF1592 domain-containing protein, producing the protein MRYRAVAAAGVGLALIAGGYFFHGASRKSTEEAWALFDSYCVDCHNRIDLTANIAFDALDPASVPHEPEIFEKAVRKLRARMMPPPGAPQPEQAGVDALVEWLESTLDAAAESDPHPGRVALHRLNRKEYENAVEDLLALPIDASEMLPRDERSDGFDNVASVLQVTPSFLNQYVSAAREVAVLAVGEAAPTPGSKQYFRPADAEGKQTFHVDGLPLGTRGGWAVEHWFPADGEYEINIQDMIQDIYFLGTEHYQTVLVTLDGAEIYRTHIGGPDDLKWIDQDQSPAADAIRARLKGIRFETTAGPHDVGVTFLARSFAESDSRLSPLVPGGGMDRLMRVTGFEVRGPFAPTGLSPTPSRERIFSCYPEHPKDERPCAERILARLARLAYRRPLTDSDLDVLLEFYDSGARHGGFEEGVRAGITRMLASPHFLYRAAVPRPENRVTDSIYRLTDLELASRLSFFLWSSIPDDELLTLAEAGRLRDPGVLEAQIERMLASPKAKTLASNFAYQWLGLSKLDEIDPDPNVYPYAANHRSVVGIDGDIREEFVEEVTLFVDSILRDDRSIVDLLTADHTFLNERLAVHYGINTVKGDRFRRVTLEDPARWGLLGKGAVLMVTSYPNRTAPVLRGAWILENIIGAPPAPPPPEVEALLTEIDPATKVFPTVRARLEEHRSQPSCNGCHGVMDPLGFALENFNGVGVWRDVEEFTATPIDSTGQLPDGTVLEGPKDLREALVRRPEQFVQTFVEKLMTYALGRRIEYYDMPTVREIVRHAEENGYRFSSIVAALVRSDPFQLYEIEETPADAEILSVATTSATDAE; encoded by the coding sequence ATGCGATATCGAGCCGTTGCCGCCGCCGGCGTGGGCCTCGCGTTGATCGCGGGCGGGTACTTTTTCCACGGCGCTTCTCGCAAATCCACGGAAGAGGCGTGGGCGCTGTTCGACAGCTACTGCGTCGACTGCCACAACCGTATCGATCTCACCGCGAACATCGCGTTCGATGCGCTCGACCCCGCGTCGGTCCCGCACGAGCCCGAGATCTTCGAAAAGGCCGTGCGCAAGCTGCGCGCGCGGATGATGCCGCCGCCGGGTGCACCGCAGCCGGAGCAGGCCGGCGTGGACGCGCTGGTGGAGTGGCTCGAGAGCACGCTCGACGCGGCCGCCGAGTCGGATCCCCATCCCGGCCGCGTCGCCCTCCACCGGCTGAACCGCAAGGAATACGAGAACGCCGTGGAGGATCTGCTCGCGCTGCCGATCGATGCCTCCGAGATGCTGCCGCGCGACGAGCGCAGCGACGGCTTCGACAACGTGGCGAGCGTTCTGCAGGTCACGCCGTCATTCCTGAATCAGTACGTCTCGGCCGCCCGCGAGGTGGCCGTGCTGGCGGTGGGGGAGGCCGCGCCGACGCCGGGCAGCAAGCAGTACTTCCGCCCGGCGGATGCCGAGGGCAAGCAAACCTTCCACGTCGACGGGCTGCCGCTCGGCACCCGCGGCGGCTGGGCAGTCGAGCACTGGTTTCCGGCCGACGGCGAGTACGAGATCAACATCCAGGACATGATCCAGGACATCTACTTCCTCGGCACCGAGCATTACCAGACCGTGCTCGTGACGCTCGACGGCGCCGAGATCTACCGGACGCACATCGGCGGTCCGGACGACCTGAAGTGGATCGACCAGGATCAGTCGCCGGCCGCCGATGCGATCCGTGCTCGACTGAAAGGCATAAGGTTTGAGACGACGGCCGGGCCGCACGACGTCGGCGTCACGTTTCTCGCGCGGAGCTTCGCCGAGTCGGATTCGCGCCTCTCGCCGCTCGTGCCGGGCGGCGGCATGGACCGGCTGATGCGCGTGACGGGCTTCGAGGTCCGGGGGCCGTTCGCCCCCACCGGCTTGAGCCCGACGCCGAGCCGCGAGCGGATCTTCAGCTGCTATCCGGAGCACCCGAAGGACGAGCGGCCGTGCGCCGAGCGCATCCTCGCGCGCCTCGCGCGGCTCGCGTATCGGCGGCCCTTGACCGACTCCGACTTGGACGTGCTGCTCGAGTTCTATGATTCCGGGGCGCGCCACGGTGGCTTCGAGGAGGGCGTTCGCGCCGGCATCACGCGCATGCTAGCGAGCCCGCACTTCCTCTATCGCGCCGCGGTCCCCCGGCCGGAGAACCGCGTAACCGACTCGATCTACCGCTTGACGGATCTCGAGCTCGCGTCGAGGCTCTCGTTCTTCCTGTGGAGCAGCATTCCCGACGACGAGCTGCTCACGCTCGCGGAGGCGGGCCGGCTTCGCGATCCGGGCGTGCTCGAAGCGCAGATCGAGCGCATGCTCGCGAGCCCGAAGGCGAAGACGCTCGCATCGAACTTCGCATATCAGTGGCTTGGGCTGAGCAAGCTCGACGAGATCGATCCCGATCCGAACGTCTACCCGTACGCGGCGAACCACCGCAGCGTCGTCGGCATAGACGGGGACATTCGCGAGGAATTCGTCGAGGAGGTCACGCTCTTCGTCGACAGCATCCTGCGCGACGACCGCAGCATCGTCGATCTCCTGACGGCCGACCACACGTTCCTGAACGAGCGCCTGGCCGTTCATTACGGCATCAACACCGTGAAGGGGGACCGCTTCCGGCGGGTCACGCTCGAGGATCCCGCGCGCTGGGGATTGCTCGGCAAGGGGGCCGTGCTGATGGTCACGTCCTATCCGAACCGCACCGCGCCGGTGCTGCGGGGCGCCTGGATTCTCGAGAACATCATCGGCGCGCCGCCGGCGCCTCCTCCGCCCGAGGTCGAGGCGCTCCTCACCGAGATCGACCCGGCGACGAAGGTCTTTCCTACAGTGCGCGCGCGGCTCGAGGAGCACCGCTCGCAACCGAGCTGCAACGGCTGCCACGGCGTGATGGACCCGCTCGGCTTCGCGCTCGAGAACTTCAACGGCGTCGGCGTGTGGCGCGACGTGGAGGAATTCACGGCCACGCCGATCGACTCCACCGGCCAGCTTCCCGACGGCACCGTTCTCGAAGGGCCGAAGGATCTTCGCGAAGCCCTGGTCCGCCGCCCCGAGCAGTTCGTGCAGACGTTCGTCGAGAAGCTGATGACGTACGCGCTCGGCCGCCGGATCGAGTACTACGACATGCCGACGGTTCGCGAGATCGTGCGGCACGCGGAGGAGAACGGTTATCGCTTCTCGTCGATCGTCGCGGCGCTCGTGCGGAGCGATCCGTTCCAGCTTTACGAGATCGAGGAGACGCCCGCGGATGCGGAGATCCTTTCGGTCGCGACGACGTCGGCGACGGACGCCGAATAG
- a CDS encoding ankyrin repeat domain-containing protein, with product MIARFRPPFAVRRRDDPCARGARRGTERAAAARIAFAPLAFAAAAFLAWTPAGFAAGTLVDAVKTGDRAAALEMIARGADVDAAEANGTTPLHWAVYREDVALVERLLDAGADPSVENDFGSTPMAEAAVTGNAEIIRLLLDAGADPESPNAEGQTALMAVARTGDLEAAKLLLDAGADVNATEHWGGQSALMWAAVQCHPEMMRLLIEHGAEVDARGAVRNWQRRVTAEPRPKDLHRGGFTPLLYAAREGCVDGARVLVEAGADIDLADPDRVTPLVLALINMRFDTAAYLIEAGADVDKWDFYGRTPLYAAVDLSTLPRGGRPDVPSTDETTALEVIRMLLERGANPNIQLKWRPPYRNVIFDRGGDNAVLTTGATPLLRASKVGDNLEAIRLLLAHGARVDLPNEAGITPLMAAAGMGHSDNPTRGRFNTEDDGIAALRVLLEAGADINARNADGQTALHAAAQKGWTKVVKFLAANGAELDVKDAAGRTPLDYASGNYRVRRGAPEAHPETAAVLEELLGR from the coding sequence GTGATTGCGCGCTTCCGGCCGCCTTTCGCCGTTCGACGTCGAGACGATCCGTGCGCTCGAGGCGCGCGGCGCGGTACCGAGCGCGCGGCGGCGGCTCGTATCGCGTTCGCGCCGCTCGCTTTCGCGGCCGCGGCATTCCTCGCGTGGACGCCGGCGGGCTTTGCGGCCGGTACGCTCGTCGACGCCGTGAAGACCGGCGACCGCGCTGCAGCGCTCGAGATGATCGCGCGAGGCGCCGACGTCGACGCCGCCGAGGCGAACGGTACGACGCCGCTGCACTGGGCGGTGTACCGGGAAGACGTCGCGCTCGTCGAGCGGCTTCTCGATGCCGGTGCCGATCCTTCCGTCGAGAACGACTTCGGCTCGACGCCGATGGCGGAAGCCGCCGTCACGGGCAACGCCGAGATCATCCGGCTGCTGCTCGACGCGGGCGCGGATCCCGAGTCGCCGAACGCCGAGGGCCAGACCGCGCTGATGGCCGTGGCGCGAACCGGCGATCTGGAAGCGGCGAAGCTGCTGCTCGATGCCGGCGCCGACGTGAATGCGACGGAGCATTGGGGCGGGCAGTCCGCGCTGATGTGGGCGGCGGTGCAGTGCCATCCCGAGATGATGCGGCTCCTGATCGAGCACGGGGCCGAGGTCGATGCCCGCGGAGCGGTGCGGAACTGGCAGCGGCGCGTGACCGCGGAGCCGCGGCCCAAGGATCTTCACCGCGGAGGCTTCACGCCGCTGCTCTATGCCGCGCGCGAGGGCTGCGTGGATGGCGCGCGCGTGCTCGTCGAAGCCGGGGCGGACATCGATCTGGCGGATCCCGACCGCGTCACGCCCCTCGTCCTCGCGCTGATCAACATGCGCTTCGACACGGCGGCCTATCTGATCGAGGCGGGCGCCGACGTCGACAAGTGGGATTTCTACGGCCGCACGCCGCTCTATGCCGCGGTCGATCTGAGCACGCTGCCGCGCGGCGGTCGGCCGGACGTGCCCTCGACCGACGAGACGACCGCGCTCGAGGTCATCAGAATGCTGCTCGAGCGCGGCGCGAACCCGAACATTCAGCTCAAATGGCGTCCGCCGTACCGCAACGTGATCTTCGACCGCGGCGGCGACAACGCAGTCCTGACCACGGGCGCGACGCCGCTGCTGCGCGCGTCGAAGGTCGGCGACAATCTCGAGGCGATTCGGCTGCTGCTCGCGCACGGCGCGCGGGTCGATCTGCCGAACGAAGCCGGCATCACGCCGCTGATGGCGGCCGCCGGCATGGGGCACAGCGACAACCCGACCCGCGGGCGCTTCAACACCGAGGATGACGGTATCGCGGCGCTGCGCGTGCTGCTCGAGGCCGGCGCCGACATCAACGCCCGGAACGCCGACGGGCAGACCGCGCTCCATGCGGCCGCGCAGAAGGGCTGGACGAAAGTCGTGAAGTTCCTCGCCGCGAACGGGGCGGAGCTCGACGTGAAGGACGCGGCCGGGCGCACACCGCTCGACTACGCGAGCGGTAACTACCGCGTACGCCGCGGGGCGCCGGAGGCGCATCCCGAGACGGCTGCCGTGCTCGAGGAGCTGCTCGGGCGCTGA
- a CDS encoding glycosidase, whose product MTRPAAAAPDRREASTAPEVFKRHPDNPILTVDDLDYRANSVFNPAAAIVNGETILLLRVEDRRGFSHFTVARSADGIGGWRIGPTPTFEPSPATHPEEIWGIEDPRITYLEEQRRWIVAYTAFSRGGPLVSLAATSDFVCFERLGPVMAPEDKDAALFPERIQGRWALIHRPVPGAMSLGAHMWISFSPDLKHWGDHEILLRARQGGWWDANKIGLSPPPLKTDEGWLILYHGVRSTAAGCLYRLGLALLDLEDPRRVIRRSNEWVFAPRESYERAGDVSDVVFPCGWTLVGDEIRMYYGCADTCVGLATANLGDLLDWLRAHDSPSPE is encoded by the coding sequence ATGACGCGGCCGGCGGCCGCGGCTCCGGATCGAAGGGAGGCGAGCACGGCGCCCGAGGTCTTCAAGCGGCATCCGGACAATCCGATTTTGACGGTCGACGACCTCGACTATCGCGCAAACAGCGTCTTCAATCCGGCCGCCGCGATCGTGAACGGCGAGACGATTCTGCTGCTGCGCGTCGAGGACAGGCGCGGCTTCTCGCACTTCACCGTCGCGCGCAGCGCGGACGGCATCGGCGGGTGGCGGATCGGCCCGACACCGACCTTCGAGCCGTCGCCCGCGACTCATCCGGAAGAGATCTGGGGCATCGAGGACCCGCGGATCACGTATCTCGAGGAGCAGCGCCGCTGGATCGTCGCCTACACCGCGTTCTCGCGCGGCGGGCCGCTCGTGTCGCTCGCGGCCACGTCCGACTTCGTGTGTTTCGAGCGCCTCGGCCCCGTGATGGCGCCCGAGGACAAGGACGCGGCGCTGTTCCCCGAGCGGATCCAGGGGCGCTGGGCTTTGATCCACCGGCCGGTGCCGGGCGCGATGTCGCTCGGCGCGCACATGTGGATCTCCTTCTCTCCGGATCTGAAGCACTGGGGGGATCACGAGATCCTGCTGCGCGCCCGTCAGGGCGGCTGGTGGGACGCGAACAAGATCGGCTTGTCGCCGCCGCCGCTGAAGACCGACGAAGGCTGGCTGATCCTGTACCACGGTGTGCGCAGCACGGCCGCGGGCTGCCTGTATCGGCTCGGGCTCGCGCTGCTCGACCTCGAGGATCCGCGGCGCGTGATCAGGCGCTCGAACGAATGGGTGTTCGCGCCGCGCGAGAGCTACGAGCGCGCGGGCGACGTGTCGGACGTCGTGTTCCCGTGCGGCTGGACGCTCGTCGGCGACGAGATCCGGATGTACTACGGCTGCGCCGATACATGCGTGGGGCTCGCGACGGCGAATCTCGGGGACCTGCTCGATTGGCTTCGGGCTCACGATTCGCCGTCGCCCGAGTGA
- a CDS encoding MBL fold metallo-hydrolase: MSPLRGGLLLMQGAGANVIAMPDADGVVMVDGGLASHSAGLLDAMRRETGAEVRTLFNTHWHPEQTGSNVPLGKAGATIIAHENTRLWLTTDVTWPWAPEHTFPPLPPEGQPNQTFYTEGELDSARGAIRYGYLPKAHTDGDIYVHFERANVLAAGGAVTGKGWAFIDWWTGAWIGGLVDAQAKLLEIADAQTLIVPADGPVVDRAELEAQHEMYATVYERLRDLLRSGRSPDEAIAAEPTKEFDAKMGDPREFVRRAFESLWGPMSPDA, translated from the coding sequence GTGTCCCCGCTTCGGGGCGGACTCCTGCTCATGCAGGGCGCGGGCGCGAACGTGATCGCGATGCCCGATGCGGACGGCGTCGTGATGGTCGACGGCGGCCTCGCGTCGCATTCGGCCGGGCTGCTCGACGCCATGCGGCGGGAGACCGGCGCCGAGGTCCGCACGCTCTTCAACACGCACTGGCACCCGGAGCAGACCGGCTCGAACGTGCCGCTCGGCAAGGCCGGCGCGACGATCATCGCGCACGAGAACACGCGGCTGTGGCTGACCACGGACGTCACGTGGCCGTGGGCGCCGGAGCATACGTTCCCGCCGCTGCCGCCCGAGGGGCAGCCGAACCAGACCTTCTACACCGAAGGCGAGCTCGACAGCGCTCGCGGCGCTATCCGCTACGGCTACTTGCCGAAGGCGCACACGGACGGCGACATCTACGTGCACTTCGAACGCGCGAACGTGCTCGCCGCGGGCGGCGCCGTCACGGGCAAGGGCTGGGCGTTCATCGACTGGTGGACTGGCGCGTGGATCGGCGGGCTCGTCGACGCGCAGGCGAAGCTCCTCGAGATCGCCGACGCGCAGACCCTGATCGTGCCGGCCGACGGCCCGGTCGTCGATCGGGCCGAGCTCGAGGCCCAGCACGAGATGTACGCGACGGTCTACGAGCGCCTCCGCGACCTGCTGAGGAGCGGGCGCAGCCCGGACGAGGCGATCGCCGCGGAGCCCACGAAGGAGTTCGACGCGAAGATGGGCGACCCGCGGGAGTTCGTCCGGCGGGCGTTCGAGAGCCTGTGGGGGCCGATGTCGCCGGATGCGTGA